In Larimichthys crocea isolate SSNF chromosome IV, L_crocea_2.0, whole genome shotgun sequence, a genomic segment contains:
- the LOC104927697 gene encoding phospholipase A2, minor isoenzyme produces the protein MNTFQTLFLLAAILSFAQSLDYLALHQFRNMILCVKPDSWPILDYADYGCFCGKGGSGTPVDELDRCCQVHDQCYSDAMQHPECWPIFDNPYTELYHYSCDEANRKVTCGRKNDECEMFICECDRKAAECFAVSPWNPEHEHLPSDQCH, from the exons ATGAATACCTTccagactctgtttctgttggCTGCAATCCTCTCTTTTG CCCAGTCCTTGGACTACTTGGCACTCCACCAGTTCAGAAATATGATCCTGTGCGTAAAGCCTGATAGCTGGCCCATTTTGGATTACGCCGACTATGGCTGCTTCTGTGGAAAAGGAGGCTCCGGCACACCTGTTGATGAGCTGGACAG GTGCTGTCAGGTGCATGACCAGTGTTACTCTGATGCTATGCAACACCCTGAGTGCTGGCCCATCTTTGACAATCCATACACTGAGTTATATCACTACAGCTGTGACGAAGCAAACCGCAAGGTCACCTGTGGCA GGAAAAACGATGAATGTGAGATGTTCATCTGTGAGTGTGACAGGAAGGCCGCTGAGTGTTTCGCTGTATCCCCTTGGAACCCCGAGCACGAGCACCTGCCCAGCGACCAGTGccattaa